In Candida orthopsilosis Co 90-125, chromosome 4 draft sequence, a single genomic region encodes these proteins:
- a CDS encoding Vps41 protein (protein similar to S. cerevisiae Vps41p, which involved in vacuole organization and biogenesis), which translates to MGIGSFARIINFFRLKPHFKESKFEFINRRHTPNNDHWDIMASKKKNKTQKNGGDKNLAAIGIVDIHQEDHKGKWHDAQEEDIAHENDTNVDFGSPVVNEEGNYSSSSPQQSQNKSDTKGKEDLDEIEAEESNAQNKVIDNDEEGSSDVEQEQDEDEEDEPPKLKYSRINQLPSNFFTKDPVSSCFFHDKYFIFATHSGFIHICTNNFTAVRTFKAHRASVLSTYTDGQFFASASMDGTVVIGSIDDEKDIIAYDFQRPVHVVVLDNNYASKRSFISGGMSGKVIYSRKNWLGKKADYIIDQNNGAIVGLTIVGDLVIWMNDKGINVFHLSNRALIKVLEKPSDSPRNDLYWPRVAQPDSDRLIIAWSNYIWSLRISLKDGSTSDIKDQDSVPVLSSGMSRILPSTASISFRATQEKKVEVEHIFKLDDLICGIASYKDDLWIVLTYEPPVRKPFGEANGGKATDNNPDLKLINSTTGEVEFEEELALKNIQNLGLNDFTLGSHIDQVPKYFIISAKDGVVAQEYQLHDRLQWYLMKEDYLRAYEVSEHIVSPVKRMSFGVQYVDSLVKVDEWVKAADFLRSLLPLKEETTVDEQTSSPDEDAVAIDSGLHPKDEMRSEIISQWQTWAHIFINSGHIDILSNVIPSVSTLPAELFTKILIYWIANEPRKAYELICKWPIELYEVATVESELKKRESGLGDNNGERYSLVEGTLVKLYDKKLQPLKAVPHLVKLKDKNIVEYLSRNHILKNFVPQLPTFIELQFDNPDAISKWPIDTLGEKLSPTIDILVDHRLEIPSHDIVELFKSHPHLSFINFFYLTRLQAIDKLLVRDYGDELIELYSNYSRRDLLPFLMANDENDATQSTYDVDGAIEICQQNNFYQELIYLLGKIGENKQALNLVINKLDDPQMAIEFAKRLNDKDTWNSLINQSLDKPKFLKILIEQSDESTNPFYDPVSILTKIATKFDAGLVGEDNGELDEVHAHIYRQLSQSIIEFSKNNDLNKLINQVVLKMIDQSSQEISQFLKQSLLQGRQYDMEKNDKTSRRIANSLQNWEPITLN; encoded by the coding sequence ATGGGAATTGGACTGTTTGCaagaatcatcaatttttttcgATTGAAGCCGCATTTTAAAGAATCCAAGtttgaatttatcaacagAAGACATACTCCAAACAATGATCATTGGGATATAATGGCCagtaaaaagaaaaacaagaCACAGAAAAATGGTGGTGATAAGAATTTGGCAGCTATAGGTATAGTTGATATACACCAAGAGGATCACAAGGGTAAATGGCATGATGCACAAGAGGAGGACATTGCACACGAAAATGATACAAATGTGGATTTTGGCAGTCCAGTTGTAAACGAAGAAGGAAATTATTCATCATCTAGTCCACAACAAAGTCAGAACAAGTCGGATACAAAGGGCAAAGAGGACCTAGACGAAATTGAAGCCGAAGAGTCGAATGCTCAAAATAAAGtaattgataatgatgaagagggAAGCTCTGATGTCGAACAAGAACAGGACGAGgacgaagaagatgaaCCACCAAAACTTAAGTACTCACGTATCAACCAACTACCGAGTAACTTCTTTACCAAGGATCCTGTATCTTCATGCTTCTTCCATGATAAATATTTTATATTTGCTACCCATTCTGGTTTTATTCACATATGCACAAACAACTTCACTGCTGTCCGTACATTCAAAGCTCATCGAGCATCTGTTTTGAGCACATACACAGATGGACAGTTTTTTGCATCCGCTTCCATGGACGGGACTGTTGTCATAGGttccattgatgatgaaaaagatatCATTGCGTATGATTTTCAAAGACCTGTGCATGTAGTAGTACTCGATAATAATTATGCATCAAAGAGGAGTTTCATCAGTGGTGGAATGAGCGGTAAAGTCATCTATTCAAGAAAAAACTGGCTAGGTAAGAAGGCAGATTATattattgatcaaaataatGGAGCCATTGTCGGTTTGACAATCGTTGGTGACTTGGTCATTTGGATGAATGACAAGGGAATCAATGTGTTTCATTTGAGTAATAGAGCGTTGATCAAAGTATTGGAGAAACCAAGTGATAGCCCAAGAAATGACTTATATTGGCCGAGGGTAGCGCAACCTGACTCTGATAGATTAATTATTGCATGGAGTAATTACATATGGTCTTTGCGAATATCATTGAAGGACGGGTCAACACTGGACATAAAGGATCAAGATTCAGTGCCAGTACTTTCATCAGGGATGAGCAGGATTTTACCATCCACTGCTTCTATTTCCTTTCGAGCCACccaagaaaagaaggtaGAAGTAGAGCATATTTTTAAACTAGACGACTTGATTTGCGGGATTGCAAGCTACAAAGATGATTTGTGGATAGTCCTTACTTATGAGCCACCAGTACGAAAGCCATTTGGCGAAGCAAATGGAGGAAAAGCAACAGATAATAATcctgatttgaaattgatcaactcTACAACAGGAGAGGTGGAGTTTGAAGAGGAGCTAGCTTTAAAGAATATCCAAAATTTGggattgaatgattttaCATTGGGGTCTCACATTGATCAAGTGCCAAAGTATTTTATTATCAGTGCCAAAGATGGAGTTGTTGCACAAGAATACCAGTTACATGATAGGTTACAGtggtatttgatgaaggaGGATTATTTACGAGCCTACGAGGTGAGTGAACACATAGTGTCTCCCGTGAAACGAATGAGCTTTGGTGTCCAGTACGTTGACCTGTTGGTAAAAGTGGATGAGTGGGTGAAAGCTGCTGATTTTTTGAGGTCTTTGTTACCGTTAAAAGAGGAAACAACAGTGGATGAACAAACAAGCAGCCCCGATGAAGACGCGGTTGCAATTGATTCTGGACTCCATCCCAAAGATGAAATGCGAAGTGAGATCATCAGTCAATGGCAAACATGGGCAcatattttcatcaacagtgGACACATTGACATATTGAGTAATGTTATACCAAGTGTTTCGACATTGCCCGCGGAATTGTTCACAAagatattgatttattggaTAGCAAATGAACCACGAAAGGCGtatgaattgatttgtaaATGGCCTATCGAGTTATATGAAGTTGCGACAGTTGAGTCTGAGTTAAAAAAGCGGGAATCAGGTTTGGGAGACAATAATGGTGAACGCTATAGCTTAGTTGAAGGAACACTTGTTAAGCTTTACGATAAAAAGCTCCAACCACTCAAGGCAGTACCTCATCTTGTGAAATTAAAGGACAAAAACATTGTTGAGTACTTGTCAAGGAAtcatattttgaaaaattttgtaccTCAATTACCCACATTCATCGAATTACAATTTGATAACCCTGATGCCATTTCAAAATGGCCAATAGATACACTTGGAGAGAAACTATCACCAACGATTGATATATTGGTAGATCACCGCCTCGAAATTCCATCCCATGATATCgttgaattgtttaaatcCCATCCGCATTTgtcatttatcaatttcttttactTAACCCGACTACAAGCTATCGATAAGCTATTGGTGAGAGATTACGGGGACGAGCTTATTGAGTTGTACTCAAACTACTCACGTCGGGACTTACTTCCGTTTCTCATGgccaatgatgaaaacGATGCGACCCAAAGCACTTATGATGTTGACGGGGCCATCGAAATTTGCCagcaaaacaatttttatcaagagttgatttatttgttgGGCAAGATTGGAGAAAATAAGCAAGCGTTGAACTTGGTGATTAATAAGCTAGACGATCCACAAATGGCGATTGAATTTGCCAAGAGGTTGAATGATAAAGATACCTGGAACTCTTTGATTAATCAGTCGTTGGATAAACCCAAGTTTCTCAAGATCTTGATTGAACAATCGGATGAATCTACAAACCCTTTTTACGATCCTGTGAGTATTTTGACTAAAATCgcaaccaaatttgacGCAGGATTAGTAGGTGAAGATAATGgtgaattggatgaagtACATGCGCATATATACCGACAATTGAGTCAAAGTATaattgaattttcaaaaaacaacgatttgaataaattgataaacCAGGTTgtattgaagatgattgaTCAAAGTTCGCAAGAGATCTCTCAGTTTTTGAAGCAGTCTCTATTGCAGGGACGACAATATGACATGGAAAAGAATGATAAAACTTCAAGAAGAATTGCTAACagtttgcaaaattggGAGCCAATAACATTAAACTAA
- a CDS encoding Tfb5 protein (S. cerevisiae homolog TFB5 has role in general transcription from RNA polymerase II promoter, phosphorylation of RNA polymerase II C-terminal domain, nucleotide-excision repair) yields MLVASKGVLVKCDPSIKALIIQIDSVTPGIVLEELDDTHLLIQQDKVDTVKNELNKMLSKNIYNPFEEE; encoded by the coding sequence ATGTTAGTCGCTAGTAAAGGTGTCCTTGTGAAATGTGATCCATCAATAAAGGCActcattattcaaattgactCAGTTACCCCAGGCATTGTGCTAGAAGAATTGGACGACACACATTTATTAATACAACAAGATAAAGTAGATACAGTCAAAAATGAGTTAAACAAGATGTTGTCGAAAAATATCTACAATCCGTTTGAGGAAGAGTAA